The Fibrobacter sp. UWB5 genome has a window encoding:
- a CDS encoding LysR family transcriptional regulator: MELTHLKYFLEVARTEHVTQSAKTLCIVQPALTHALHKLEDELGVKLFKTQGRNIKLTEIGEYFYKKVKPLYEDIEALPAQLRAMENEQSATLNLNVLAASTFVTNAVILYKQNDPDLRFNLVQNEETTLYDICVRTYADYKASAQKYGSDDEESFVCSENIFLAVPNVAQYRKCDSISLKELQETNFIGLYGSKQLRNICNEYCERVGFKTHIIFESDNALAVKDAIASGIGVGFWPEYSWGRVNNRRIRLLKITDAEFKRDIVITLRRNKQDNSRSERFFKFLTGLLKRTEKRKKPHR, from the coding sequence ATGGAACTCACGCACTTAAAATATTTCTTGGAAGTCGCCCGCACAGAACACGTAACGCAAAGTGCGAAAACCCTATGTATTGTGCAGCCTGCGCTCACGCACGCCCTTCATAAACTTGAAGACGAACTCGGCGTAAAACTCTTCAAGACGCAGGGCCGAAACATCAAATTGACAGAAATCGGGGAATATTTTTATAAGAAAGTGAAACCGCTTTACGAAGATATCGAAGCGCTTCCGGCACAGCTCCGCGCCATGGAAAACGAACAGTCGGCAACCTTGAACTTGAATGTGCTTGCCGCATCGACGTTCGTGACCAATGCCGTTATCTTGTATAAGCAAAACGATCCGGATCTTCGATTCAACCTGGTGCAGAACGAAGAAACGACGCTTTACGACATTTGCGTTCGCACGTATGCAGACTACAAGGCGTCTGCGCAAAAATACGGTTCCGACGACGAAGAAAGTTTTGTCTGTTCCGAAAACATCTTTCTGGCGGTTCCCAATGTGGCACAGTACCGCAAATGCGACAGTATCAGCCTCAAGGAATTGCAAGAGACGAACTTTATCGGGCTTTATGGTTCCAAGCAATTGCGCAATATCTGTAATGAATACTGCGAACGCGTCGGGTTCAAGACGCACATTATTTTTGAAAGCGACAACGCCCTTGCTGTAAAGGACGCTATTGCCAGCGGTATTGGTGTGGGGTTCTGGCCCGAATACTCTTGGGGCCGAGTGAACAACCGACGAATACGTCTATTAAAAATTACAGATGCCGAATTCAAGCGCGATATCGTGATTACGCTTCGCCGAAACAAGCAAGACAACTCGCGTTCCGAAAGATTTTTCAAGTTCTTGACCGGTTTGCTCAAACGGACTGAAAAACGTAAGAAGCCGCATAGGTAA
- a CDS encoding glycoside hydrolase family 9 protein: protein MNFSKSAFLAGAASVAVSFSSAFAGPLVNQLGFAPDAEKIVVYPGSDANGLEVRDLNGKTVLKLKAPMVYDWEYSGEEVQTFDISAVKKPGTYRLFRGKEYVGTPIVVGKNVYNDLVKASLKWFYYQRASMSLEPQYAGKWARAAGHKDNRVIVYGTDKVTGGKGNGQVIKSDRGWYDAGDYGKYIVNSGITVFTLLQAYENFPKYLDSLTWNIPREFAKYPEILEEVRYNLDWMLTMQDKDGGVYHKVTTLKFGGSVLPENDRDARYAILKNVTATLDFAAVMAQASVVYKNIDKAYSDKILKAAEDAYAWAKMHPQQFYKQPADVQTGNYMHDGEDGKDEFRWAAAELFRATKKPYYQDDLKNNLFTPDGAWWGNVNMLAAFRVALDSADFDKEIVAAAKKTVLTEANNLRTVGDTSAYRLPAFPWSWNWGSNSAMANNGMVLVHAYLLTKDKSYLDGAQQCLDYLLGKNPQDMTYVTGFGYRSPRNPHHRPSESDMVDDPVPGMLVGGPHLGKQDINLDGKENWKCPNYAAADKPALAYIDNRCSYATNEVAINWNAPLAYLAAALEAIYNK from the coding sequence ATGAATTTCTCAAAAAGCGCATTTTTAGCAGGTGCGGCTTCTGTAGCCGTGTCTTTTTCGTCTGCTTTTGCAGGTCCCCTTGTAAACCAGCTGGGTTTTGCCCCCGATGCTGAAAAGATTGTCGTTTACCCCGGTAGCGATGCCAACGGGCTCGAAGTTCGTGATCTCAACGGAAAGACGGTCTTGAAACTCAAGGCCCCCATGGTCTACGACTGGGAATACAGTGGCGAAGAAGTGCAGACTTTTGATATTTCTGCCGTCAAGAAACCCGGCACCTACCGCCTTTTCCGCGGCAAGGAATATGTGGGTACTCCCATCGTAGTGGGAAAGAACGTCTATAATGATTTGGTAAAGGCTAGCCTCAAGTGGTTCTACTACCAGCGCGCCAGCATGTCGCTGGAACCCCAGTATGCGGGCAAGTGGGCTCGCGCTGCAGGCCACAAAGACAATCGCGTTATCGTTTACGGCACCGACAAAGTGACTGGCGGTAAGGGCAACGGTCAGGTAATCAAGTCCGACCGCGGCTGGTACGATGCCGGTGACTACGGCAAGTACATTGTGAATTCGGGCATTACCGTGTTCACCTTATTGCAGGCTTACGAGAATTTCCCGAAGTATCTGGATTCCCTGACCTGGAACATTCCGCGGGAATTTGCGAAATATCCTGAAATCCTGGAAGAAGTCCGTTACAATCTGGACTGGATGCTGACCATGCAGGACAAGGACGGCGGCGTTTACCACAAGGTGACTACGCTTAAGTTCGGCGGAAGCGTATTGCCCGAAAACGATCGCGACGCCCGTTATGCAATTCTCAAGAATGTAACAGCAACGCTCGACTTTGCGGCCGTGATGGCCCAGGCAAGCGTTGTTTACAAGAATATCGACAAGGCTTATTCCGACAAGATACTCAAGGCTGCCGAAGATGCCTACGCATGGGCCAAGATGCATCCGCAGCAGTTCTACAAGCAGCCTGCCGACGTGCAGACGGGCAACTACATGCACGACGGCGAAGACGGCAAGGATGAATTCCGCTGGGCCGCCGCAGAACTTTTCCGCGCCACCAAGAAGCCGTATTACCAGGATGACTTGAAGAACAACCTCTTCACACCCGATGGTGCCTGGTGGGGCAACGTGAACATGCTCGCCGCTTTCCGCGTGGCACTGGATTCTGCTGACTTCGACAAGGAAATTGTTGCTGCCGCCAAGAAGACTGTGCTCACCGAAGCCAACAACCTTCGCACTGTAGGTGACACGAGCGCCTACCGCCTGCCCGCATTCCCGTGGAGCTGGAACTGGGGCTCTAATAGTGCCATGGCAAACAATGGTATGGTGCTGGTGCATGCTTACCTGCTCACCAAAGACAAGAGTTACTTGGATGGTGCGCAGCAGTGCCTCGACTACTTGCTCGGTAAGAACCCGCAGGACATGACTTATGTGACCGGTTTCGGTTACAGGAGCCCGCGTAACCCGCATCATCGCCCGAGTGAATCCGACATGGTCGATGACCCGGTGCCGGGAATGCTCGTGGGTGGTCCGCACCTCGGCAAGCAGGACATCAACCTGGACGGCAAGGAAAATTGGAAGTGCCCGAACTATGCCGCTGCCGACAAGCCGGCTCTCGCTTATATCGATAACCGCTGCAGCTACGCGACCAATGAAGTGGCCATCAACTGGAATGCTCCGCTGGCTTACCTCGCTGCCGCCCTCGAAGCGATTTATAATAAGTAG
- a CDS encoding putative transporter — translation MTWLIDLFAKPSVGQQVLAIALTAALGLMIGKIKVKGIALGSAGALFVGIGLGHLGLRVEPNVLHFIQEFGLILFVYTIGMQVGPGFMDSIRRHGLVLNILSTSIVLLGVIVTLCLYFFTDMHNNVPVLIGMLCGAVTNTPSLGAANSAFAAAGVDTSLTGIGYAVAYPFGVIGIILVMILVRLIFRQDPAKSAEKYTAEIAAHSKEIESCSLTVENQNLYGIQLKDIPNLISSGVVVTRLLRGESIFTPNGKTVIEQGDKLHIVGMPEAVCAMEKIIGKRLEKPITLETSNTDKKIVVKTILVTNKKILGRTIGSLALAERYGVNISRVVRSGFKFTGRLDLRIKFADKLRVVGTAEGIEAAEKELGNSLTALDHPEILPAFLGIFLGVIVGSIPIAIPGMPTPLKLGLAGGPLIVAILLSRKRKIGPLNFFMANSANLMLREFGLTLFLSCVGLNAGIKFFDVLLNGDGVYYMGLAALITFVPLAIVATVGHLVFKVNYLSLCGVLAGATTDPPALAFANGQANSEAVNIGYASVYPLTMLLRILSGQVLAILLLQAI, via the coding sequence ATGACTTGGCTAATCGATTTATTCGCAAAGCCCTCGGTAGGGCAACAAGTATTAGCAATCGCGCTCACCGCCGCACTCGGCCTCATGATCGGAAAAATCAAGGTCAAGGGAATCGCGCTCGGTAGCGCAGGCGCCCTTTTCGTGGGCATTGGCCTTGGCCACCTGGGACTCCGTGTCGAGCCGAACGTCCTTCACTTTATTCAGGAATTCGGCTTGATCCTGTTTGTCTACACCATAGGCATGCAAGTGGGACCCGGATTCATGGATTCCATTCGCCGTCACGGCCTTGTACTGAACATCCTTTCGACAAGCATCGTGCTGCTCGGCGTTATCGTAACGCTCTGCCTGTACTTCTTTACAGATATGCATAACAACGTACCCGTACTCATAGGAATGCTTTGTGGCGCTGTCACGAACACGCCTTCCCTTGGAGCCGCTAACTCAGCCTTTGCCGCGGCCGGGGTGGACACGTCCCTCACGGGTATCGGGTACGCTGTTGCATATCCGTTCGGCGTCATCGGAATCATCTTGGTCATGATTCTCGTGCGCCTCATCTTTAGGCAAGACCCCGCCAAGTCAGCCGAAAAATATACAGCGGAAATCGCTGCCCACAGCAAAGAAATTGAATCTTGCAGCCTTACCGTCGAAAACCAGAACCTTTACGGAATCCAGCTCAAGGACATTCCGAACCTGATTTCGAGCGGAGTCGTCGTCACCCGCCTCTTGCGCGGAGAAAGCATTTTTACCCCGAACGGAAAGACGGTGATTGAACAAGGCGACAAGCTGCACATTGTGGGCATGCCCGAAGCCGTTTGCGCCATGGAAAAAATTATCGGCAAGCGTCTGGAAAAACCGATTACGCTTGAAACCAGCAACACTGACAAGAAGATTGTCGTCAAGACGATTCTCGTGACAAACAAGAAGATTCTCGGCCGCACCATCGGTTCCTTGGCTCTTGCGGAACGCTACGGCGTAAACATCAGCCGCGTCGTGCGCAGCGGATTCAAGTTCACTGGCCGACTCGATTTGAGAATCAAGTTCGCCGATAAGCTCCGAGTCGTCGGCACCGCCGAAGGCATCGAGGCCGCCGAGAAGGAACTGGGCAATTCGCTCACCGCTCTTGACCACCCCGAAATTCTCCCCGCCTTCTTGGGCATTTTCCTCGGAGTCATTGTCGGAAGCATTCCTATCGCTATCCCCGGAATGCCGACCCCGCTCAAGCTCGGTCTTGCCGGTGGCCCCCTGATTGTCGCCATTCTTTTGAGCCGCAAGCGTAAAATCGGTCCGCTGAACTTCTTCATGGCCAACAGCGCAAACCTCATGCTCCGTGAATTCGGCCTCACGCTCTTCTTAAGTTGCGTCGGCCTGAATGCAGGCATCAAGTTCTTTGACGTGCTCCTGAACGGTGACGGCGTTTACTACATGGGACTTGCAGCACTCATTACCTTCGTGCCGCTCGCAATCGTCGCGACTGTCGGCCACCTGGTTTTCAAAGTCAACTACCTTTCGCTCTGCGGCGTTCTCGCAGGCGCCACCACCGACCCGCCCGCTCTGGCCTTTGCCAACGGCCAAGCGAACAGCGAAGCAGTGAACATCGGCTACGCCTCCGTTTACCCGCTCACCATGTTGCTTCGAATCTTAAGCGGCCAGGTGCTCGCGATACTCCTGCTGCAAGCGATATAA
- a CDS encoding ribose-phosphate pyrophosphokinase, whose amino-acid sequence MSDRFIVTGNFTDDPFAIDMAQYIGLREDISDVVSLKTFANSEFCPRYMLDVDDMEHIGRRLEGKIVLICSVSNHERSRNDYAMRNCILARAAKDNGAEQVVLVEPDLFYSAQDRGPHRVGPLEKDRPDVDLKKFDGQAFTSLLYAELLKKSGVDAVVTCHNHSIKVQNLFTEIFEGNFHNLIPTDVYAHYIKSSNFVQTGKDGNNLVIVSPDKGARPFMNAVFDALQLPECKRVVMDKVRTGEREISMTFNPELSDISIEEIEGKDVIVFDDMVRTGTTIVQCCEHIKKGHPNRVCFGVTHFHTSAEAREKLNSPAIDEILTTSTLPDIMNRDCQGRLRKKLTVLKLGKWIARHVMQMYGMDDGRFEKDFYKIDMSSKNPRWPPQFF is encoded by the coding sequence ATGTCTGATCGTTTTATCGTGACCGGAAACTTCACCGATGATCCGTTCGCCATCGACATGGCCCAGTACATCGGCCTCCGTGAAGATATTTCCGACGTGGTCTCCTTGAAGACCTTCGCAAACTCCGAATTCTGCCCCCGCTACATGCTCGACGTGGACGATATGGAACATATCGGCCGTCGCTTGGAAGGCAAGATCGTTTTGATTTGCTCGGTTTCGAACCATGAACGCAGCCGTAACGACTACGCCATGCGTAACTGCATTTTGGCCCGCGCCGCTAAGGACAACGGTGCCGAACAGGTGGTGCTCGTGGAGCCCGATTTGTTCTACAGCGCCCAGGACCGCGGTCCGCACCGCGTCGGTCCGCTCGAAAAGGATCGCCCGGATGTCGACCTCAAGAAGTTCGACGGCCAGGCCTTCACGAGCCTCCTTTACGCCGAACTCCTCAAGAAGTCTGGCGTTGACGCTGTGGTGACCTGCCACAACCACAGCATCAAGGTGCAGAACCTGTTTACTGAAATTTTTGAAGGCAACTTCCACAACCTGATTCCGACCGACGTTTACGCTCACTACATCAAGAGCAGCAACTTCGTTCAGACCGGTAAGGACGGCAACAACCTCGTGATCGTCTCTCCGGACAAGGGCGCACGCCCGTTCATGAACGCTGTGTTCGACGCTCTCCAGCTCCCCGAATGCAAGCGCGTGGTGATGGACAAGGTCCGTACCGGCGAACGTGAAATCAGCATGACCTTCAACCCGGAACTTTCCGACATCAGCATCGAAGAAATCGAAGGCAAGGACGTGATCGTGTTCGACGACATGGTGCGTACCGGTACGACGATCGTGCAGTGCTGCGAACACATCAAGAAGGGCCATCCGAACCGCGTGTGCTTCGGCGTGACTCACTTCCACACCAGTGCCGAAGCCCGTGAAAAGCTCAACAGCCCGGCTATCGACGAAATCCTCACGACTTCGACGCTCCCGGATATTATGAACCGCGACTGCCAGGGTAGGCTCCGCAAGAAGCTCACCGTGCTCAAGCTCGGTAAGTGGATTGCCCGCCACGTGATGCAGATGTACGGCATGGACGATGGCCGCTTCGAAAAGGACTTCTACAAGATCGATATGTCCTCGAAGAACCCGCGTTGGCCGCCCCAGTTTTTTTAA
- a CDS encoding DUF4832 domain-containing protein, protein MKKFVIWAIAAVLLHAPVFAVGLVKQSIDTTDAMATLGNYDRGFYTPQVLHLKPSGSKPIEKPYGKLLHLRAEISEFSSNAWLSIDTTGGKRDTVRGVSQDLTEDALNVLQTTFDNIRKNNGYVIVRICYDPWYNGRSNVTPEHKWVMRHVEQLAPVLSKNTDVIVALEMGMHGAYGEMHSDTNITYDRIAEATNLMLRSTPPELKILTRTGNYSAKVLGFDNWGVDFHIDGDKFKEIAKAKGDTMYRVGMFNDGYLGTQYDYGTWGADCATSICREEGVAWLEKYSINTPYGGEALTTAENYQVINTPEFLAYEGFRTHTSYLNIQWNNKLIDSWKKTPFKQKDFDYDPARVDSLSGFKYINDHLGYRFVLRESWMSDTVGDDGILRAKLRIQNVGFGNLTWNAPVRLAILTDLEGTGLLECPMPTYYDLPDIDSRDIHSRTILIAGGDTVMTFDGNNEIEILTKLNIRGKGRYQVFLKVGEVQFANSKRVGGGTCGDEQPAAYLGKIYYDENVKSSIPRALPAAAQKKNAPFVQRERLNAIIRDGNKRYRANGATSR, encoded by the coding sequence ATGAAGAAGTTTGTTATTTGGGCGATTGCCGCGGTACTTTTGCATGCGCCAGTTTTTGCCGTGGGCCTAGTAAAACAGTCAATCGATACGACCGATGCGATGGCGACTCTCGGCAATTATGATCGCGGATTCTATACACCGCAGGTGTTGCATTTGAAACCTTCGGGCAGCAAGCCAATTGAAAAGCCGTATGGCAAGCTGTTGCACTTGCGTGCGGAAATTTCGGAATTCAGCAGCAACGCATGGCTTTCGATTGACACGACCGGCGGAAAGCGCGATACGGTGCGCGGCGTGAGCCAGGACCTGACCGAAGACGCCCTGAATGTTTTGCAGACAACGTTTGACAACATTCGCAAAAATAACGGCTACGTGATTGTGCGCATCTGTTACGATCCGTGGTACAACGGACGCAGTAATGTGACTCCCGAACACAAGTGGGTAATGCGTCATGTGGAACAGCTCGCTCCTGTGCTCTCGAAGAATACCGACGTTATCGTGGCGCTCGAGATGGGAATGCACGGTGCCTACGGCGAGATGCACAGCGACACGAACATCACCTACGACCGCATTGCCGAGGCGACGAACCTGATGCTGCGCAGTACGCCGCCCGAACTCAAGATTCTCACGCGCACGGGAAACTATTCAGCGAAGGTGCTGGGCTTTGACAACTGGGGCGTCGACTTCCATATCGACGGCGATAAATTCAAAGAAATCGCGAAGGCGAAGGGCGACACCATGTACCGTGTGGGAATGTTCAACGACGGCTATTTAGGAACGCAGTACGATTACGGCACTTGGGGCGCGGATTGTGCGACGTCTATCTGCCGCGAAGAAGGGGTGGCCTGGCTCGAAAAGTACAGCATCAACACGCCTTACGGCGGCGAGGCGCTTACGACAGCAGAAAATTATCAGGTCATCAATACACCAGAGTTCTTGGCATACGAAGGCTTCCGCACGCATACGAGCTACCTGAACATTCAGTGGAACAACAAGCTGATTGACAGTTGGAAAAAGACTCCGTTCAAGCAGAAGGATTTCGATTATGACCCAGCGCGAGTCGATTCGCTTTCGGGTTTCAAGTACATCAATGACCACTTGGGCTATCGTTTTGTACTGCGCGAATCGTGGATGAGCGATACCGTAGGGGACGACGGAATTTTACGTGCGAAACTCCGCATTCAGAACGTGGGCTTTGGCAATTTGACATGGAATGCACCGGTGAGGCTTGCCATTTTAACAGACCTGGAAGGTACCGGTTTGTTGGAGTGCCCTATGCCGACTTATTACGACCTGCCGGACATTGATTCCCGTGATATCCATAGCCGAACTATATTGATTGCAGGTGGCGATACTGTGATGACGTTCGACGGAAATAACGAAATTGAAATTTTGACCAAATTAAATATACGAGGCAAAGGACGTTACCAAGTGTTCTTGAAGGTGGGCGAGGTTCAATTTGCCAACAGTAAGCGTGTGGGTGGCGGAACATGTGGCGACGAGCAGCCTGCCGCCTATTTGGGCAAAATCTACTATGACGAAAATGTCAAATCATCGATTCCGCGCGCCCTCCCAGCTGCGGCACAAAAGAAGAACGCCCCCTTCGTGCAGAGGGAACGCCTCAATGCAATTATCCGCGATGGCAACAAGCGCTACCGCGCCAATGGTGCGACTAGCCGTTAA
- a CDS encoding porin family protein translates to MKKLSLIVAAVLLATGLSFAQVHVGGRIAGTMSTLKGDNTDDVPWGVGFNAGVAAKYNVNEMFAVVPEVGIDFRRISDDDGTLSFWVLNIPVLARISPVAGLYVEAGPTIGFILSDDADSDEGDAEVDMSGYDFSMSDFDMDMDASAGPMIGNETNTLEFGLAFGLGYSVMPNLDVNFRFAMGLTNLYDDIDMGPLGSVEVDVQNMQVSIGATYWFM, encoded by the coding sequence ATGAAAAAGTTATCTCTCATCGTTGCTGCTGTTCTGCTTGCAACTGGCCTTTCTTTCGCTCAGGTTCATGTCGGTGGACGCATTGCTGGTACTATGAGCACCCTCAAGGGTGACAACACCGATGACGTTCCTTGGGGTGTCGGCTTCAACGCCGGTGTCGCCGCCAAGTATAACGTCAACGAAATGTTCGCAGTCGTTCCCGAAGTCGGTATCGATTTCCGCCGCATCTCCGATGACGATGGCACCCTCTCCTTCTGGGTCCTGAATATCCCGGTTCTCGCCCGCATCAGCCCGGTTGCCGGTCTCTATGTGGAAGCAGGTCCGACCATCGGCTTCATCCTCAGCGACGACGCCGACTCTGACGAAGGCGACGCTGAAGTAGACATGAGTGGCTACGACTTTAGCATGAGCGATTTTGACATGGATATGGACGCTAGCGCAGGTCCCATGATCGGCAACGAGACCAACACTCTCGAATTCGGTCTCGCTTTCGGCCTCGGCTACTCCGTGATGCCGAACCTCGACGTGAACTTCCGCTTCGCCATGGGCCTCACCAACCTCTACGACGATATCGACATGGGTCCCCTGGGCTCCGTCGAAGTCGATGTGCAGAACATGCAGGTGTCCATCGGTGCAACCTACTGGTTCATGTAA
- a CDS encoding glycogen-binding domain-containing protein codes for MSKGTKTVVAKAAAKKVAAKAAPKAAAKPAAEKKAPAKKTAAKPAAEKKTAAKPAAKKAAPKAAAKPAAEKKAPASAAKKTAAKAPKKVTVVFEANCPLATTVSVAGSFNNWAVDKDMLKKDKKTGLWTGKITLDAGDYEYKFVCDGQYWDEGDNKVKHV; via the coding sequence ATGTCTAAAGGAACAAAAACTGTAGTTGCCAAGGCCGCCGCCAAGAAGGTTGCCGCTAAGGCTGCTCCGAAGGCCGCCGCTAAGCCGGCTGCCGAAAAGAAGGCCCCGGCCAAGAAGACCGCTGCTAAGCCGGCCGCTGAAAAGAAGACTGCCGCCAAGCCGGCTGCCAAGAAGGCTGCTCCGAAGGCTGCCGCTAAGCCCGCTGCCGAAAAGAAGGCTCCCGCTAGCGCTGCCAAGAAGACCGCTGCTAAGGCTCCCAAGAAGGTGACGGTTGTGTTCGAAGCCAACTGCCCGCTCGCAACGACCGTGTCTGTCGCAGGTTCCTTCAACAACTGGGCTGTCGACAAGGACATGCTCAAGAAGGACAAGAAGACTGGTCTTTGGACTGGCAAGATCACCCTCGATGCTGGCGATTACGAATACAAGTTCGTTTGTGATGGCCAGTACTGGGACGAAGGCGACAACAAGGTCAAGCACGTCTAA
- the rpe gene encoding ribulose-phosphate 3-epimerase, with product MLKQIIAPSVLNANFLELGNGLKAIENGGAGLVHLDIMDGHFVPNISFGPGISACVGKGTKLPLDCHLMIENPENYVGEFAKAGASLISVHAETTNHLDRLLHQIAELGVKPAVAINPATPLESIKYVLDIVDMVLIMSVNPGFGGQSLIPYCLDKIRELRALKPELNIQIDGGVKLDNILACKEAGANIFVVGSAIFGKSDPEAVCREFVKLVNG from the coding sequence ATGCTCAAGCAAATTATCGCCCCTAGCGTGTTGAACGCAAATTTCCTCGAACTCGGCAACGGCCTCAAGGCTATCGAAAACGGTGGCGCCGGCCTTGTTCACCTCGACATCATGGACGGACACTTTGTCCCAAATATCAGCTTTGGCCCGGGCATCTCGGCTTGCGTGGGCAAGGGAACCAAGCTCCCGCTTGATTGCCACCTGATGATCGAAAACCCCGAGAACTACGTGGGCGAATTTGCAAAAGCCGGCGCAAGCCTCATCAGCGTGCACGCCGAAACCACGAACCACCTGGACCGTCTGCTGCACCAGATTGCCGAACTCGGCGTGAAGCCCGCCGTGGCCATCAACCCGGCAACCCCGCTCGAAAGCATCAAGTACGTGCTCGACATCGTGGACATGGTCTTGATTATGTCGGTGAACCCGGGATTCGGCGGCCAGAGCCTGATTCCCTATTGCCTTGACAAGATTCGCGAACTCCGCGCCCTCAAGCCGGAACTCAACATCCAGATTGACGGCGGCGTCAAGCTCGACAACATCCTCGCCTGCAAGGAAGCCGGCGCAAACATCTTCGTGGTAGGCTCCGCCATCTTCGGCAAGAGCGATCCCGAAGCCGTGTGCCGCGAATTCGTGAAACTCGTTAACGGCTAG
- the lysA gene encoding diaminopimelate decarboxylase yields MANYSIPQDVFVKAADQYGTPLWIYDRATIEKCVKDVQVFDTVRFAQKACPNLSVVSLIRKLGCVVDAVSAGEIVRALKAGFKGGQQKGKAPEIVYTADIFDKDALELVKKYDIAVNVGSPDMIQQLADFGVKSELTIRVNPGFGHGHSRKTNTGGDLSKHGIWHEQIKDCIKLAQANGMWITGLHMHIGSGTDFEHLAQVCDAMVDASRRLGSHLRTISAGGGLPIPYHEEDKGNRIDVNAYYKLWDDARKRIQQSIGHEVHLEVEPGRYLVAESGYLMAEIRAVKKQGDNLFYLVDAGFTDLVRPSFYGSYHAISIIARDGRELNETVDAVVAGPLCESGDVFTQEEGGFVVTRKLPKAQVGDLLVLHDAGAYGAAMSSNYNSRRYAAETMYTKGELKVVRERQTFEQLMQNDRIIDL; encoded by the coding sequence ATGGCAAACTATTCTATTCCTCAAGACGTTTTTGTGAAGGCTGCCGATCAGTACGGCACTCCGCTCTGGATTTATGACCGCGCTACGATTGAAAAGTGCGTGAAGGATGTCCAGGTATTTGACACCGTTCGCTTTGCTCAGAAGGCATGCCCGAACCTTTCCGTGGTTTCGCTTATCCGTAAGCTTGGCTGCGTCGTTGACGCCGTTTCGGCCGGCGAAATCGTCCGCGCCCTCAAGGCCGGATTCAAGGGCGGCCAGCAGAAGGGCAAGGCTCCCGAAATTGTCTACACCGCAGACATCTTCGACAAGGATGCTCTTGAACTCGTCAAGAAGTACGATATCGCCGTGAACGTGGGCTCTCCGGACATGATCCAGCAGCTCGCTGATTTCGGCGTGAAGTCCGAACTCACCATCCGCGTGAACCCGGGCTTTGGCCACGGTCATTCCCGCAAGACCAACACCGGTGGCGATCTTTCCAAGCACGGCATCTGGCACGAACAGATCAAGGACTGCATCAAGCTCGCTCAGGCTAACGGCATGTGGATCACGGGTTTGCACATGCATATCGGTTCCGGCACGGACTTCGAACACCTCGCACAGGTTTGCGACGCCATGGTCGACGCCAGCCGTCGCCTGGGCTCTCACTTGCGCACCATCAGTGCAGGGGGCGGCCTCCCGATTCCGTATCACGAAGAAGACAAGGGCAACCGCATCGACGTGAACGCTTACTACAAGCTGTGGGACGATGCCCGCAAGCGCATTCAGCAGAGCATCGGCCACGAGGTTCACTTGGAAGTGGAACCGGGTCGTTACCTGGTGGCCGAAAGCGGTTACCTGATGGCCGAAATCCGCGCCGTCAAGAAGCAGGGCGACAACCTGTTCTACCTGGTAGACGCCGGCTTTACCGACCTCGTTCGCCCGAGTTTCTACGGTAGCTACCATGCTATTTCGATTATTGCCCGCGACGGTCGCGAACTGAACGAAACGGTGGACGCCGTTGTGGCTGGCCCGCTCTGCGAATCCGGTGACGTGTTCACGCAGGAAGAAGGCGGCTTTGTGGTGACCCGCAAGCTCCCGAAGGCCCAGGTGGGCGACCTCCTGGTTCTGCATGATGCCGGTGCCTACGGTGCCGCCATGAGCAGCAACTACAACAGCCGTCGCTACGCCGCCGAAACCATGTACACCAAGGGTGAACTGAAGGTCGTGCGCGAACGCCAGACTTTTGAACAGCTCATGCAGAACGACCGCATTATCGATCTATAA
- a CDS encoding FISUMP domain-containing protein gives MKPTFKTIALATITLGTAITFTACDQANTCKYDEASNTLSCSEKTYKTANLGGKVWMAENITAYIPDSSVCYGNEHVNCEIMGRLYTWNAATTGLCPKGWTLPSQEDFKKAFGDASSVTLKENSSFNMQFAGFRYYDGKFADKGASASFWTSDSYDDSRAYLVRATDSTITYEHFNKNIAASVRCIKE, from the coding sequence ATGAAACCGACATTCAAGACCATCGCACTTGCCACCATTACGTTAGGCACCGCCATCACGTTTACCGCCTGCGACCAGGCAAATACCTGCAAGTACGATGAAGCCTCCAACACGCTTTCTTGTTCCGAAAAGACTTACAAGACCGCAAACCTCGGCGGCAAAGTCTGGATGGCCGAAAACATCACCGCCTACATCCCCGATTCCAGCGTCTGCTACGGCAACGAACACGTCAACTGCGAAATCATGGGGAGACTTTACACCTGGAACGCCGCAACAACGGGACTCTGCCCGAAAGGCTGGACCCTCCCCTCGCAAGAAGATTTCAAGAAGGCCTTTGGCGACGCCTCTTCGGTAACGCTCAAGGAAAACAGTTCCTTCAACATGCAATTTGCCGGATTCCGCTACTATGACGGAAAATTTGCCGACAAGGGCGCAAGCGCAAGCTTCTGGACAAGCGACAGCTACGACGATTCCAGAGCCTACCTCGTCCGCGCCACCGATTCCACTATCACTTACGAACACTTCAACAAGAACATTGCCGCCTCGGTCCGTTGCATAAAAGAGTAA